A section of the Ovis canadensis isolate MfBH-ARS-UI-01 breed Bighorn chromosome 1, ARS-UI_OviCan_v2, whole genome shotgun sequence genome encodes:
- the BSND gene encoding barttin isoform X2: protein MDGGAWWAAVHGVAKSLTRLSDFTFTFHFHALEKEMAPHSSILPGESQGPRSQITFVPADSDFQGVLSTKEKTLGLLESGLAAEMKSPQPPYVRLWEAAAYDQSLPDFSHIQMKVMSYSEDPRPLLAPEPGQRQPGASDGGESGPRDPQGWLEAAVVIHRGSDQDEGERDPSQGRHSSPICPQGPAPLASFQDDLDVDSSEGSSPSPSPPEEAEPQPPPPESWTCRCQRDRFHDFALIDAPMTEDVPPEKQRREAAVPSSQQRSPRTKEEEEASDTGTEGPAQEEEDLYYGLPDSPGDPLPDKELGFEPEAQG, encoded by the exons atggatggaggagcctggtgggctgcagtccatggggtcgctaagagtctgacacgactgagcgacttcactttcacttttcactttcatgcattggagaaggaaatggcaccccactccagtattctgcctggagaatcccagggaccgagaAGCCAG ATCACCTTCGTACCTGCTGACTCTGACTTCCAAGGTGTCCTATCCACCAAGGAGAAGACACTGGGCCTTCTGGAGAGTGGGCTTGCTGCCGAGATGAAGAG CCCCCAGCCCCCCTACGTCAGGCTGTGGGAGGCAGCTGCCTACGACCAGagcctgcctgacttcagccACATCCAGATGAAGGTCATGAGCTACAGTGAGGACCCCCGCCCCCTCCTGGCCCCGGAACCCGGACAGCGGCAACCAGGAGCCAGCGATGGAGGAGAAAGTGGCCCTCGTGACCCTCAGGGCTGGTTGGAAGCCGCCGTGGTCATCCACAGGGGCTCAGACCAggatgagggagaaagagacCCAAGTCAGGGCAGACACAG CTCCCCGATCTGTCCCCAGGGTCCTGCACCCTTGGCTTCCTTCCAAGATGACCTGGACGTGGACTCCAGTGAGGGGAGCAGCCCCAGCCCATCTCCACCTGAGGAAGCGGAACCTCAGCCCCCGCCTCCAGAGTCCTGGACCTGCAGGTGCCAGCGGGACCGCTTCCATGACTTTGCCCTGATTGATGCCCCCATGACGGAGGATGTGCCTCCAGAGAAGCAGCGACGGGAGGCAGCCGTGCCTAGCTCCCAGCAGAGGTCCCCAaggacaaaagaggaagaagaggcttCAGACACAGGCACAGAGGGGCCAGCACAGGAAGAGGAAGACCTGTACTATGGGCTCCCTGACAGCCCCGGGGATCCTCTCCCAGACAAGGAACTGGGCTTTGAACCTGAGGCCCAGGGCTGA